The genomic segment GGGCTGAAGAGGCAGCGGCTAGATTGAGGACTTTCAGGAAGTTTCGAGAATAGAATAGAATGGATGCAGAAAAGACTGGAGCGTGTGATGAAGCGTGACGAGGCGCTGAAAACCTTGGCCGAGCATCGGGAAGAGCTGCGGCAGCGATTTAGCGTGAAGTCGCTGGCGCTGTTTGGCTCGGTCGTGCGTGATGAAGCTACCGACGCCAGCGACGTGGATTTGCTGGTGGAGTTCGACCGGCCGGTAGGACTCCTTCATGTCATCGGGACGGAGCAGTATCTCGAAAAGCTGCTCAGCGTGAATAAGGTCGATCTCGTTCTGAAACGGGCCGTCCTACCGGAATTCAAGGACGGCATCCTCGCGGAAGCTGTCAA from the Candidatus Methylomirabilota bacterium genome contains:
- a CDS encoding nucleotidyltransferase, translated to MKRDEALKTLAEHREELRQRFSVKSLALFGSVVRDEATDASDVDLLVEFDRPVGLLHVIGTEQYLEKLLSVNKVDLVLKRAVLPEFKDGILAEAVNAL